A region from the Malus domestica chromosome 07, GDT2T_hap1 genome encodes:
- the LOC139197371 gene encoding uncharacterized protein, protein MGDSKTTVSATVTQSDMSLHITPDKLDGSNYSSWSQSVRIYITGRGKWSYVSGTKMAPAEADALYAIWEEENAMVQSWLLNSMTRDVRAIFLRLSTAKDVWDAVTQTYSIEKDASKLYELRRQALATRQNGEPLSAYYGKLQQTWQEIDFLRPGKLKCADDIATRETEISEERLYYFLAGLDPHLDHVRSQVLTQTTLPSVRAAYALVNAEASRQTIMLVGPQVEGSAMVTAPSRFPRGVSNSRLGGSKITDTRKCTYCDKDKHTRDTCFKLHGYPDWWVQKKENQKKGIGGSQAHLTPKPSIPRVDQSAHLVSPTTASTSLVDAGYSNESIDWSW, encoded by the exons ATGGGTGACTCCAAGACCACTGTTTCAGCTACTGTTACTCAAAGTGATATGTCTCTACATATCACCCCAGACAAGTTGGATGGGTCCAACTATTCCTCATGGTCCCAAAGTGTCCGCATCTACATCACTGGCAGAGGTAAATGGTCTTATGTCAGTGGAACAAAAATGGCACCAGCAGAAGCTGATGCATTGTATGCTATATGGGAGGAAGAGAATGCCATGGTTCAATCTTGGTTACTCAACTCCATGACCAGAGATGTACGGGCCATTTTTCTCCGACTCTCTACTGCAAAAGATGTTTGGGATGCTGTTACCCAAACTTACTCAATTGAAAAAGATGCATCAAAGTTATACGAACTTCGCCGTCAAGCACTGGCGACTCGCCAGAATGGAGAACCTTTATCTGCATATTATGGTAAACTTCAGCAAACATGGCAAGAAATTGATTTCTTGCGTCCTGGAAAATTGAAGTGCGCTGATGATATTGCTACCCGAGAGACAGAAATTTcggaagaaagattgtattaTTTTCTGGCTGGTCTTGATCCTCATTTAGATCATGTTCGCAGTCAAGTTTTGACTCAAACAACTCTGCCTTCTGTTCGTGCTGCTTATGCTCTTGTGAATGCTGAAGCAAGTAGGCAAACCATTATGTTGGTTGGCCCACAAGTGGAAGGATCCGCCATGGTAACTGCTCCGTCTCGATTTCCCCGTGGAGTCTCCAATTCTCGATTAGGTGGATCCAAAATTACTGATACAAGGAAGTGTACTTATTGTGACAAGGATAAGCATACTAGAGACACTTGCTTCAAGCTGCATGGATATCCTGATTGGTGGGTTCAAAAgaaggaaaatcaaaagaaaggcATTGGTGGATCACAAGCACACCTGACACCAAAGCCTTCCATACCTCGGGTGGATCAATCTGCTCACTTAGTTTCTCCTACTACTGCTTCTACTTCCTTAGTCGATGCAG GATATTCGAACGAAAGCATTGATTGGTCATGGTAG
- the LOC139197690 gene encoding putative receptor like protein 25 — protein MNTSVGYDVDGFPVFNIVDYQLMIATKGLEQYYPKIREEFASFDISSNKFEGKIPEFIGNIKDLRSLNLSHNILTGSIPSSLGNLMKPESLDLSQNKLSGRIPQQLVQLNFLSSFNVSHNNLTGAIPQGTQLSSLNVTSYEGNPGLCGDPLPKKCGNPKAPELPPSTVDEGDSSSEGIFELDWKIVSAGCGSGLVVGVVLADVVITRRPDLFLKIVGMIRQMIRKI, from the coding sequence ATGAACACAAGCGTAGGTTATGACGTCGATGGATTCCCGGTTTTTAACATTGTTGATTACCAACTCATGATAGCAACAAAAGGTTTGGAGCAATACTACCCAAAGATCCGAGAAGAATTTGCATCCTTTGATATCTCAAGCAACaaatttgaagggaaaattCCAGAATTCATTGGGAATATTAAGGATCTTCGTTCGCTGAATCTATCCCACAACATTCTCACTGGTTCTATCCCATCATCCCTTGGAAACTTGATGAAGCCTGAATCGTTGGACCTTTCACAAAACAAGCTCTCAGGACGTATCCCCCAACAGCTGGTGCAACTTAATTTTCTTTCCAGTTTCAATGTGTCTCACAACAATCTCACAGGTGCTATACCACAAGGAACCCAGCTTTCTTCCTTGAATGTCACTTCATACGAGGGAAACCCAGGGTTGTGTGGAGATCCATTGCCAAAGAAATGTGGAAATCCTAAGGCCCCTGAACTTCCACCTTCAACCGTCGACGAAGGTGATTCTAGCTCAGAAGGCATATTTGAATTGGATTGGAAAATTGTTTCGGCCGGATGTGGAAGTGGGTTGGTAGTGGGAGTAGTTCTTGCAGATGTTGTGATCACAAGGAGGCCCGACTTGTTTCTTAAGATTGTTGGAATGATCAGGCAAATGATAAGGAAAATTTAG
- the LOC139197691 gene encoding receptor-like protein 43 — protein sequence MGLLDISIIRMVSKLVLVLLLFHHVVIANSSYSSQKQYPSCPDEEKSALLQFKDSFTIDKSASRSTDAYPKVSSWKPAEGGNSTCCLWEGVKCDEKTGHVIGLDLGSSCLHGSINSNSSIFRLVHLQRLNLSDNNFNYSQIPPSIRNFPSLTHLDLSTSVFSGRVPSELSLLSKLTYLNLALNLDRLSEDKDHQLSEEENYPLLKLEASDLGSLVQNLTSLEVLTLSFVNVSSTYNKGSSLRMIDVSHNKLQGQLPRSLANCVMLEYLVLSNNRFNDVFPIWLGTLLKLKLLAMRHNGFYGVIGKSRKNVDFPKLRILDLAYNDFTGAVPSMFPDITVNKST from the exons ATGGGGTTACTTGATATCTCCATCATTCGCATGGTTTCAAAACTAGTACTAGTTTTGTTGCTGTTTCATCATGTGGTTATTGCTAACTCTTCCTACTCTTCGCAGAAGCAGTATCCATCTTGCCCTGATGAGGAGAAGTCCGCCCTGCTGCAATTCAAAGACAGCTTTACGATTGACAAATCTGCTTCTAGATCTACCGATGCTTATCCGAAGGTCTCATCATGGAAACCAGCTGAAGGAGGAAATAGCACCTGCTGCTTATGGGAAGGTGTCAAGTGTGATGAGAAGACGGGTCATGTGATTGGCCTAGATCTTGGTAGCAGCTGTCTCCACGGCTCTATCAACAGCAATAGCAGCATCTTCCGCCTTGTTCATCTTCAAAGGTTAAACCTCTCTGACAATAACTTCAATTACTCTCAAATTCCTCCTAGCATTAGGAATTTTCCAAGCCTTACTCATCTTGACCTCTCTACCTCTGTCTTTTCTGGTCGAGTCCCTTCTGAACTTTCACTGTTATCCAAGTTGACATACCTTAATCTAGCTCTCAATCTCGATAGATTGTCAGAAGATAAGGATCATCAGTTGTCAGAAGAGGAGAATTATCCCTTGTTGAAACTTGAAGCATCAGATCTTGGAAGCCTAGTTCAAAACTTAACCAGTCTCGAAGTACTTACTCTCAGTTTCGTAAATGTATCTTCG ACATACAACAAAGGAAGCAGTTTGAGAATGATTGATGTGAGTCATAACAAGTTGCAGGGGCAGTTGCCGAGGTCATTGGCGAATTGTGTGATGCTTGAGTAtcttgttttgtcaaacaatcgTTTCAATGATGTTTTTCCCATTTGGTTGGGGACTCTTCTAAAGTTAAAACTTTTGGCAATGCGCCATAATGGATTCTACGGTGTGATTGGAAAATCTAGAAAGAATGTCGATTTCCCCAAGTTACGTATTCTTGATTTGGCTTACAATGATTTTACTGGTGCGGTTCCATCCATGTTTCCAGATATTACTGTAAACAAGTCAACATAA